Genomic DNA from Chaetodon auriga isolate fChaAug3 chromosome 18, fChaAug3.hap1, whole genome shotgun sequence:
GTCTCCCACAGCTGAGATGAACCACTTTCATAGCAACCGCATCTATGACTACAACAGGATCATGCAGTTGTACTTGGAGGAGCAAGTCAAATTTTACGAGACGGTAATGGCATTTTTATCAACCCTGTCACAGTAAATTGCAGTCTGTCCTTTTCGTTGCCTTATTACCTGGGGAGCAGTCGCATAGCGCTTAGATACTCAACCGTCACGTGACCGTCCTCTGCTTTTGTACTCATGcgagtttttcttcttctgcattgACAGATTGCTGAGAAACTGAGGCAAGCACACAGTCAGTTCACTACAATGTGAAAGCAACGGGCTTCAGTCTCGCACTACAAGACGAGGAGAGTTAAGCCACCCAAATATTCTTGCTTACACTGCATTCTTTTCCCTCCCTTTAATTTAAACTTCACGTCTGTCTTCCTCTTGCTCTTACCtcatctcttccttccttctgctCATGCCAACAGTGCCAGCTCATGCCCGCTGCTCTCAGAAGGCTGTGAACAGCTACTGTGCAAGAGGCTTTGACAacagtgtttgctttttctttagGGCCAGCAATGATAGCAGAACAAGGCACACTATCTACACACACCCTTTCCTCTGTCCAAGGTCCGCAGCTTGTGATACAGGAAGTTGCCATCACAGAGTCACATTCTATGGCTGTGAATCGTGACATTGCATGTGTCAAAACCCCAGAGTTTCTCTAACGTGATGCAGTTTTTCAGCAATGGCTGCAAACCCGTGCTCGCATTTTATCTGCCAATTTTAAAGCAATACTCTGCCGTTTTTCCATGTTATGGAAGGATTTACACGTGTTGCAATACTGCTGGCTGCACAGTGATGTACTGACACCAAAAACCAAAGCCATCCTCCCCTCTGTCAGTCAGCGACAGCAGGGGGGGGCTGATTTCTGAATCCAGCACTGACAACAAACCAGAGctttactttctttttctctgccaaCATCCGGCCCCTTTTAATAATGGTATTAGTCCCGTTAACATTTGAGAGAGTCCTTACATCTTCAGTGCAGCGTTGCTTTATGAACTAGGCTTGGAAGAATTGGCAAAGGCagagtgtgtgtcctctgtATGTCCACTGCTGGCAGTCCATAGCCCCCTTTTCATCCTGCACTTCCCCAAAGGCTCACAGGAAGCTCCACCTCCTTCCTGACTCGCTCACGTGCCTTTGGCCCTTtgaggaaaagagaaatggTTGACTAAGTTGGCCCCCGGCCTGCGTATCATGACACTGCAGTTTACATTTCAGGAGAGAAGGCGAAATGTGTGATGAATGATATTTTAAGCGTCGGTGAATTCATACCTCCCTGCTGGCGGTGCCAAATGCGACTTCTCTCTCCCAACTCTCCTGAAGAAGATTTGTCCCTTTTTTGACCAGGTTTTGGTGTTTTATATGAAGGTGTAACAGCAATGTGAGAATCTGTACTATAAGAGGAGTTTGGGATGGAGCCATGGAGTATATAATGTATGCATTTTTGATTTTGCTTTTCACCACACAATTTTCAATCAGTCTCTAATCTTGTTCGCTCTATGTTTTCTTATCACTTGATacatgaaaaatatatatacatatatattctATCAGACCTATCAGGTGCTTCTTGTCACTGAGATACTATTTTATGTATAGAAGTATTTGCAATACAGTGTAACtcaaagaggagcagaaattctgtttgatttattaAATAATGATTTGTACTCATCGggactttgtgtctttgtgtgtgtttgaaagaaacCTTGTCTTGGTCTGTGCATGGTGTAGGACACACGACGCACTCTCCGACTTACTCACAGTAAAGCCCTTATTTGCCTCAGCAGATTCTTGCGTAGAGAAGGACTGGAATGAGAATGAGTTGGTAGCCTGTGCGAAGGGTcaaagagtgtgtttgtggaggaggtgaaagagccCTTTTACCCCACATTCAGCTCTGGCCCCCATCAGGTGCAGCTGGATGTGTAGGCTGCGTGAAGTAGCCAGGCGAGGAGGTCCtacacagcagacagcacattCAGTCCCATGTTTGTCAGTTGTTTTAGGGCTTCAGTGGAGCTAGTAGCACTTTTTTTAAAGTTCCTCCCATACTACACCCATAAAATTTTGCCAATAAACTGATCATTTTATTATCTGGTTGTATAATTAAAGAGCGAACCTGCAGCGTTTTTTATGTGTCCTTTGGCCTGCAGacttcactgcagctcaacACATGCCTGCTACAGTATATTGacacaaacctgcagcaggCTAAAGGTCGGTGGAAACCCAAGCGTGAAGTCATTTGAATGTAAGTAACACATACTGGATGCCACAGATAAACAGTATGCAGTCTGATAAGAGTTATCTCCTGTTTCCACCCACGAGTCAAATATTAGTTTTCAACTTAATGCTCCTGCAGAACTTGAACCATTGTCTTTATATGAAAGTGTCCTTCGTGTCACAGTTTGTACGTACGCTGTTTATTGTGCAGTTCATACAGAATGAATGTATACACAGTCCTCAAGTAGCACATCTTTGCCTGACCCTAGACTGTGAGACAGTAGCACTTTTTGGATTTATGTCTaactcagtgtttttatgtccTGGCTTGTttgcaataataatattaaaactTAAAATTCAATAAAAGTTCACACAATTCAATGTTGGctgaaattcaaacaaaaaattGGATAATAATCATAAATATGCAATGAGCATACGCACCATATGCCGAGCATTCAATAAAGAGTCACGTGATCTGCCTGCCAGCTGCAcgtgcctcctctcctccgcctcttttttttttttttggctgggTGGCTCATAGTGTGTCAAGGTATCAAACTAAAAGGTACAAAATATATGTAGAAAATAAGGAAGAACTCACTTcctgtgactgaatgaaaaaagtCTGTGTCCCAAAAAGAACTCAACAGTATAAAGGTGGCCTCTTCAAGAATATGCAGCAGAAAATGAGTCCCCAGTTTGAGCGTACCAGTCACACAGAGGAGATGTTCAagtttctctgcaggttcacTCATTACAAAAACTGTCACAGCTGATGTTCCTGATGAGCTCAGCCAATAAAAAGACCACTGGACTGTCCCGGTGAGATGCCCACGTGTTCCTGTGTCCTTGTGTGCAGTGGGTCAGGGTGACAAACGGGTTCGGAAGTTGCGAGGCCGGATCATCATGCTGACCTTCCGTAGGGAGTAATAGTCAGAGTCTTTCCAGGAGTACCAAACAATCCCATCAGGACCCAGCGGCCCTCGGCCTTTAGGGGTGTAACGGCCTCCCTGCGGGGTTAAGAAGTAGTAAACACTCATGGCtttaaaagatgaaattaaAGGGCCGCCTGTGCACACTTACCCTGTAGTAGACTCCATTAAGGTTTGCATAGAAGCACTGGTTGTACCACCACCCGCCATGAGAGATCTCTGCGCAGATGTTGCCACTGTCGGGGGTGCTGAAGCCCTGCTTGTCGTGGTACCAGCTGAAAGAGTCCTGCACTGTCCCACTGAAGCCAGACACATGGAGACGGTACTGATGCTCCTCATCTTCcacactgcgcacacacacacacagagaagcagaaggAAATTATGCAAGAGATACAGCTGGTTGTGCATGTTTTGCTGCAACATGCAAGTAAGTTCATGCGCTTGTCAACCATTTGTGCACTGGTGCATGACAGCGACCTGAAGCTCTGGTAGAGGGCATGTTTGTGCTTGTTGCTCCAGTCCTCCAGGTTGATGCGGAGGCTGTAGTCTCCCTGGGTGCTCAGGTCATGTATGTGTTCGTTGCCCAGCCAGAACTCTGAGTGAAGGTCACCGAAACCGTCCCTGTAGTCCCTCCAGCTGCGATCAAAGCTCACTGAGCCGTCAACGCGCCGCTGGATCACAGTCCAGCCACCACCTGAAGCAAAAAGAAGGCATCACACTGGAAGGGGAAGCATATGCCATGTCTAATATCCACTTGTTCCCATCTGGCCAAAGGAGGAGTACAGCTGCTGAGCACAAAGCTGAGTGTATGCTTGCcaacttgtttttgtgtgcatgtgtgtgacttaCCATCTGTGTCCATATCACAGTAGACTTCCACAGGCGAGCCGGCCAGCGATGGCACCACCCTGTAGAGGCCTGATCTCCTCACTCCATTGTAGTAGATGGAAGCACAGTCTATGGGGCAGTTCCTCACATGCTGAATCTCTGAGGGAAGATGTGAGCCAGGTTGAGTGGCAGTAAATGAACAGTGGGGCTTtggcgccctctgctggcaaAACACAGTATGTGAGcctgcatgtgtgcctgtgggAATGTACCTGGGTGCAGAGCCTCTTGAGCATTCATCAGAGGGTTGGGACGGACGATGTTTATCAAGCACCCAGGGCTTCTTTTCACTTTATCCACCAAGAGGGTCAGATTATGGAGTTGGTtctgaacagaaaaacagagaaaactgtcaaaaccacacagtgaacacaggTTTTTAACAACATGccgaaaacactgaaaatgaaacagtgcTTCTGATGGGTATACCTGCAGGTCTAGGATCAGAGTGCCCTGTAGGTGCAGCAGGGTGGTGGCCTCAGCATAGTGAACCTCCAGCTCATGGAAACGATGCTCCAAGGAGATATTCAAGTGGTTCCTCTCTTCACTCTGACAGCACACATAAATACCCAatcacacaagcatgcacatacacaaaagcACAGGCAACAACTGAGATCTGTGTAAGAAATGCTTGAAAACCATTTTAAACAGTTTCGTTAGGGTAGAAATCTGTATTTAAAATAGGCTATACCCTGGTTTAGTTTAAAAATCTATTTCTTAGTATCAAAAAATAGTTTAATCAGAGCGCTTAAGAGTCCATTAATACTTAGATTTTTACCCATCTGCACGACAGCTATAAATGACACAATGCATATAGTCtaagaattgattttaagaaaCTAACCACACATGTAACACTAATGTAACATAatatgttacacacacacacacacacacacacatatatattatGTAACATATAgtacaccaacttcaccaatTTTAGTGtaatatttcattcattaatagAAAAGTAGCAGTTTTTGGCAATGTTGCTGTGCAGATTAGCAACACTGAACTTAAAAAGGGAATAAACAGCGAATACGCAAAATGGTTGAGTGCGTTTCTTgagttttgtttaaaaataaaatgatcttacattttaaaatgaacacgGACATGaattcattctgtgtttcatttcgCTCTCTTGGCTGCTTTAAATGTTGCAGCACTGATGCGCTGTGCCAGCTGCAGCTTCTGACAGCTTCTCCCTGCTGTCCACATTCTGTTATGTGCTCATATGCAGTGGTGAAATGATTATTTACTTCAGTGCAGATTTGCTTTAGCTGAGTAtgtccattttatgctactttaaaCTGCTACTCCTCTACATTTTGGAGGcaactgtactttttactccactgctaATCTGATACTTCAGTGGCCTTGGAGATTTAGATCATTAATACAAAGTGTACATCAGCTGCAACATCAaagacacattaatgcattagTCATTAGAATCCAGTAACATGTGATTCTGAAATGGTCATTCTGCATAATGGGCGCATTTAAGTAAATCTgatgctaattttttttttgcacttttacttaagtaaaagtcagattttgaatgctattttttttccatgctgCAGAAATGTACAGCAAAAAATATAACTGAAAGGAATCTCCTCCATGGGTGTGTCGGGACCCACTTTGGGAACCACTAGTCTGGGTCTTTGTAGATTTGAGCCACTAGATTTCTTCTAGTCCATCTCTGTGCACACACTCGGGAAGGGCGAGTCCTCTCTTTTGAAATTTAAAGGCAGTCTCTTCACTGTGTGGTCTATTCCTAGCCTGGACATGGAGGATAACAGTAACTCCCATTACCTCAAACCCTTGAGCCCTCTCCCCCTGCCCTGTCCCCAGGTACAACACATGTGCCCTTTCCACTATCAACCTTTGGCCACTGGCTGCTCCAGCTGAGAGTAGTCTGCATAGGCTCACTGCTTGAGACGCATGAGGCAACACGTGGAAGAGTAGCAGGCTAATCCTGTTAGTGACTAAGGTCAAGGACATGCTGGGGGGAAGCCAGCTTGATGACCAGGCATGACGTTACAGTGCAGCACTGAACGCAGCTAAAGTCATGTGCTTCCTGCACTGAAATACAGCACAGGAGAGTGTTTTTAATCACAGAGTGCTCCACCAAACTGCAAACCATCATCTTTTAACAGCCAGAGTATGCAGAGAACAATTTTAGGAGTGTTGACTCCTTCATTTCAAATACTGaaagtaaatattaaatcaaaGGATGTTCAAGGCTGATCAAATATTTCTGTCTCGTCTGAACCATCTCTCTGAGCAGAGGAACTACAAGAAAGAAGCAAATATTCCAGCAGAAGTCTAGCTTTGAAAAGTCAGATTTAATGCTgctgacacagaggagcagaatgagTTTACTTTCCAAATGAGCAAAAAAGTCAGTTCTGTTACATGTTTAGTCAGTtcaaaagaaacagaacatcCAGAGCTCCAGCAAGACTAAAGCCAGCACTCAAAGCGGTTGACAGGATTGCTGCTGATAGTTGACCCAGGTCTGCTAAGTCCATGTGGAAATGTCACCTGCAGCTCGAGGACTTTGATGCGGTGCCGGTggttcctcagctcctcctgcagctcggAGATGGTCTCCTTCAGCACCACgatctgctgtttcctctcctcgTTCTCGTGCAGCCAGTAGGAAACCTCGTCTGTGCAGCGAAACATATCCGGGCACTTCTGCTCATCGAGCTGAGGCAGCGTGGCCACCAGCCGACACATCCCATCCTCCATCACCTGTCGGATGGAGAACAACTTCTTAACTTTCTTCTGGcaaatgaatacatttaattGAATCTGTCAGATTCAAAGTTTAACTGCAGcaaattctttctttcttcaatgTCATGCTTGCAGACATTCATGTGTCTCACAGGATGAGTCTGACTGACTTTGGTCATCATCACCATTTGGTTTTTCTGTAGTTCCACCATTTttgattttgagtgaaattgTACATATTGCATCAAAATTTGGTGCAGATGTTCATGAGCCTCAATATAAGTACCACTGTGTCTAAGTAGCCCCATAGAGCTGCCAGCAGGGCTGTGCACTCTTTGTTCAAGTGAAGCTGCCAAACATCTTTGTAATTTATGACCTGCACAGCAGAGCATCCTTCGTTTACAGTTGGCGATAAGACAGTATATATATCTTCATAGATTTCTGAACTGTCAGAGACTTTGCCATACTGTGATAATGCAGAGGCCATCCCTTTAATAGCTCTATGTGTGTATAAGGCCAGTGTGTAAATCTATAAACAAGAATGTTTTTTGGCAATATTGTATTGAAATACTAAAAAGAAttataataaaaagaaatattgtacttttaactCCAATACATTATATTGACAGCTATAATTACtggtttatttacatttacatactaTGATCAGTTTATAAAATACAGTATGATATAGACTAAACCAGCCAAAAGGTATTTAAAGCAGTTAGAATCATCAACCGGCTATGATATGAACATATTTTAATGGCTGGAAAAAAGTAAAGAATAGAGAAATTCCAAATATAGGAATGTATAAAATATAGATTTAGACCATATTAGTTATCTCATGACCCCTCCGATTTATCATGACCAAATACATCTGTAAAATACTACTTGGTACATAAAGTTTGAGCTATGTTATAAtgtattatataataatatatcagTCACAGCGGCCAACcatctgcagaatgagtacttttagaGAGTTGTACTGGtatttttatttgagtattCCTCCACTGCTGTCGTGCATGTTTAATTATGGCAGAGCACTACATTCATGACATTACTTTTTCAGCACTGTAACTATAGTTGGAAATGAACCATGACTCTGATccctgcagaggagagatgCTTCCTCACAGAGCTGACACATCTCTGGAGtaaaaggaggaaacagaagtctctcctgcagcagcttcttcagAGAACATCACACTGCTGTACTACTGAATGTTTACAGTAATTACCTGGTTAGTGTACTCCCCACACTGGGATCCCCCGCCATTGCGCTGATTGGTAGCATTCAGGTTGTCTGCTTTGGTCTCTGGAAGCAACACGATGaggatacagagagcagagcacaCGCTCCAGCCGGGAGGGTTTGTTAAGGACAGGAGAGACATGCCTGCTGCCTAGTTAGTCTGTTCCTGCCTTGAGAGCTGGGGTGGGACactggagtgtgtgtttcaccATGTGAGGCTCTGCTGGCTCTTCCTacaagaggaaaagcagagaaaagtaaTGCATTATGCTCCAATTGTCCAATTCATTAAGCCAACAAGACACCTTTTAGCACACAGTTGTGTTCTTTCTCTGTATAGCTGACACACACCTTTGTCTCAGTACAACTAATAGGACATAAACTAGGAAAGTGAGATTAATTAGGAGGATGGTGATCCCCTCAGCCTATCACATTACTGTAGTTTGTTCACCGGTAACTcaataaacacactcacacacacacacacaagcttgcACATGTCACCTGCTCTTAAAGCCAAACTGAGGttctgacttcagctcagcttaaGATAACCGCCTCACTCAATAGCACACATGTATTCACACAAAGCATGACAGCATGCAGCAAACTGAGGGACTGTGGAGGAACAGAAGTGCGTGTGCACTTGTAGAAATGGTGGCATACTCACCCCAGTTGCAGACCACCCTCTACCCGACTCCCGGCCCATTTCAGGCTGAGGGGctctctccattttctcctcctcctcgctctcttcttctcttcctgtatggctttctctctcactccgTGTGCCTCATGCTCATCttcactctttccctctctctctctctcagtgtggacATCTTAGTCCCATAATCCACCTCTAAGAGGATTCACGACTGAGGGATGGAGGGTGGCAGACAAAGAGGCAAGCACAATAAAATTATTGGTAAAAGACACAAGAGGAAACGCTGCAATATCCATTTCCTTCTTAATGTTACCAttaaatctgctgctgtcatggGAGTCTTTATTGATTGTGTCAAATGCTGTGGCAATATGTACTGAAGTGGATTTCAtgcttttaaagcttttttgtttcttattgAATATTGCGAGGAATAAACTGAtcatgtttcacacacatcatagaaataaaatagtcaaacttttttttaaatggggAAAATAAGGAATAGGGTCCGGCTGCAGAATTGAATATATGCATCAGCAAAACACCAACATACATCAGCGCTTACAGTAAATAAGCATCACCTACAGGCACAATAATCCTCCTCAAAGCTAGTGGTAATGAAGGCTGATGTGAGTGGGAGTGTGAGGGGTGCTGATCCAATTACAGCAGCCAAGCCGCTCTTTACATCTTTCTGCCCTCGACTGTGGCTCAGCTCAGCATGCATGGTCTCCTTGTTATAAGAAAAAACTAAATGCTATTGAAAGCACAATTATTTGATTTGATGGAACTATAATGCAATGGCTATTCAAGACCCTGTTACACATATTTTTTAAACCAGCTGTCTGTACTGTGAATGTACTATATCATTTTGCAACACTGCCCTTGGCAACCCTTTCCCACGGTACTTGGTCCTTAAAGACGCCCCGCAGAGACAGACTTCTGAGCATCCACCCTCCTGCTATTTTCAAAGGATTCTGCACATCACACAGAAGACTGGGCTGTGCTTTGCTTGGCCAGTGCAGATTAAATGCATACAAACTGGATTCTGCATATAAACTCTCAGGAGTGTAAAATATCCCTCATGAAAAAGTTTTGCTGCTGTATGCATGGGAGAGAAACCGTGTGGTTCAGGCCACATGGTGGCACCATGGAACAACTTAATTACCTGCTGGCCTTGACTGCAGGTAATGAGTTTCCCCGCTTTAAGTGCCTGCATGTGCCTGTATCACATGGCCAGGAGAGAAACGATTTGCTGCTCATTTCAAACAGAAGACACTGATGCCAGATATGAGCAGGATGCTTAAAATAAGAACTAGAGCAGAATTAATGCAGAAAATCTGCTAACCTGATGGTCCTCTGGTGCCAGAACCAAGGCTGTTTAAAGAGATGAACAAATTTCTAAATTATTGTGCTAACTGGGCACTTTTgtgtcagaaaaagaaaagatgatcGATTTAACCCCATATTACAATCATTCATCTTAAAGCATTTTATCAGTGCACTAACTGCTGCTACATTTGACAGGCTCAGACCCACTAACATAAAAACATCTGCTCAGAAGATCAACAGCTGCTGACGGTGTAGCTTGAAGCGTCATCGGAAATCACTGTGTAAAAAACTTTAAACAAACTTTTAGGTGACGTTACCAAGATTGTGTTTCTTCACCGTTCAAAAGTGAACCAGTGTCGATTTATGGACATAAGTTGAAAGGAGCAGTTTAGTCAGTCCTTTATTTAGACCTTTTCAAAATGTAAGCCTGCTGCTCAAAGGTGAGTTCAGAATTTTTACCTTATTTATCGCCTCTGATACAGCCTTTAGAAATTACTTCATGTCAGTAACAACACAATGAAACTCTGTTTACTTGgattatttgcatttaaagttCTTGCTGAATTATTCATCATAACAAAAGAGCAGGCTAACATTTGTCATGATGTTAAATGGCTTTTCtcagcatgctgacatcaaGCTAAAAAGCTGAGGCTGAGTGATGTGACAGTTCGACAGGATGCAGGACAGGTGATGGCTTTAAGATGgctgtgggaggaggaggagaggggatgaGGGTGGGTGATATGTCACCTCCTGTGCTGGGAACATGACGTGTATGAAGAGCACATGAATAGAGTTCACAAGCAACAAAACAGAGTTTGAATTGATTTATCCAGCTCTTCTCCTCTGACTAACAATGCAGGACATTTTGTTCAATAGCTGCCTGCCTGCATCGTACCTGGAGGCCAATCATGGGTAACTAAGGAGCAAATGTCCATTACACAGGGTGAAGTAAGTGTTACTAAGAGCAAAGCAGTTGTTCCTGTTCCTGGAAAAGAAACTACATGAATATACAGCATATACGTGCGTGTATGCAGCTGAGAAGCGAGGATAATCACACACACCCAGTGAACTGTCtaagctctcacacacagcgtGTTACCCCTTTGATCTGACGGAGCCTGGTCTGCATTCTCTGAATGAAAAGAGGACCAGAAGAAGAATGAGTTCAGAAATAAAACGACTTCCATACAGAGCGCGGGGCAGAGGGTCCCTGAATGGTTTGATAAGTATGGAAATCATCTAAATCATAATGATGCCATGGCGTCCGCAGTCACCAGATATCAACCCCACTGGACACCTACGGGAGATGAAGAGGAATATCATCCAGGAAGCATGTGTTTCATCCCTTCAGTCACGTTCCAGAGAATATATGCCAAGGAGCTTTAAAGCTGTGGTTGGTGGCAGCTCAACCCCTTtatgtttggcattttgtttgtcacccatgtgtatgtgcacatatcTTCACAAActtcctttattttcatccGGTCTTAAACTGTCTCTTCCAATTCAGGGTTTATGTTAGACTGTTCACATTCCCAGGTAGTCGAATACCAACCCTTTGTCACGCCCCTCAGAATCTCATACAAACACTCAAGACACCCTTGAGCCTCTGTATCAGAGGCACTCggctttcagctaactccaGTATAAACCCATCTGCAGCAAAATTAGATGCTCAGAGCAAGAGGACAGAGGATAAAGCGTGAAAAAGTCTGCATAGTGAGGAGGTCAGGgtagagtaaatgtacttgctATAACCCAACTTTTCCGAAGCCTAACCAAGTTTTTTGGTGCCAAAGCCTAAAAATGTGatcgtttcacaacattaactgTATGTTAGAAAGGTTTTCTGGAGGGTGTCTCATAAAGATGCTGGGGTACATTTTATAAAGCTTCAATTCAACACAGGTTCAAAACTAAAATTCCTGGGAAGTTTCCTGGGAAGCAAATAATTGGTACTAATTAAGGAAAACAGAAATTTACATTACTGCTCCATTAAACAACAGTAAATAGTGTTTACCTgtgaacacatttcacattttttgacaGACGACCTGCTGTGAGGTAAAAGACTCTCAAGGTGTTTCATTGAAGTGGACAAATTGAACATTGTCTCTATTTGCCCATAACATAAAAGAAATATAATTGATATAATTTTTCATCCGTTGCGTGTACACCTAACACCTGATGAACCAGTTTGTATGGACACACATATTTCTCAGGATAAGACTGAACTTCTCATTGTTTTTATAGTCATTTAATGAACTCTTCAGGGTGGTTTCATTCCAGAAAGAAACTGCTGGTTCACTTTACACTGACACGGGTGAGTAACGAAGTCAGCATTCATAGCTGTGGTTGACAGGCTGACATTTTCTTGAAAGACATGGCAAGCTCCTCATTAGCAACACAGAGATGGTACCTCGGCCAATTGCGCACAAGTACTGAACATTCAGGACATTTACAAGACAGATTCATCTTTAAAGtgacatgtttctgaatgaATTGTTTCCACCAGCGCGGTGACCTGCACTCTTAACCTATTGTTTTCCAATAAGATCATTTGCTACAGCTCTCCTTTAACACAGATCACAAGTCATGTCATCTGTTCGTGATGCGTTGAATACAGTGAGCGGCTCTGAGTATCTGTATCAATCAATATCAATCAGTATGCGTCCCCTGTCTGCACCACTCTCAGGACAGACATATATCTTAAGCACATGCTATTACACCAGGCAGTCACTCATCATAATGCAACCGTATCCATcagatttctctttttcattctaCCTCATACTGTAcaaactctcacacacatgcacacacacacacacacacacacacacacacacacacacacacacaaacagccttaGAGTTCAAGGTCTAGCTTAACGCTTCTCGCTGTAATAAATTTGAGGAGACACTAGATTTAATCTGTTCTATTCATCACTATAGCCCCCTAGGTATCATGTGTCATGTCAGCCGTATTACCTGAATGCACCACAGGGGCAATGTTAGACTTGATCTAAACCtagaaaaaggcagaaacagccagaagaggagggaagagggtcAGGCTTACACAGGCAGTTACCATATTTGATGATAAGAGACTCTGCTCTCATCATCTGAGACTGAAG
This window encodes:
- the LOC143336298 gene encoding angiopoietin-related protein 1, which gives rise to MSLLSLTNPPGWSVCSALCILIVLLPETKADNLNATNQRNGGGSQCGEYTNQVMEDGMCRLVATLPQLDEQKCPDMFRCTDEVSYWLHENEERKQQIVVLKETISELQEELRNHRHRIKVLELQSEERNHLNISLEHRFHELEVHYAEATTLLHLQGTLILDLQNQLHNLTLLVDKVKRSPGCLINIVRPNPLMNAQEALHPEIQHVRNCPIDCASIYYNGVRRSGLYRVVPSLAGSPVEVYCDMDTDGGGWTVIQRRVDGSVSFDRSWRDYRDGFGDLHSEFWLGNEHIHDLSTQGDYSLRINLEDWSNKHKHALYQSFSVEDEEHQYRLHVSGFSGTVQDSFSWYHDKQGFSTPDSGNICAEISHGGWWYNQCFYANLNGVYYRGGRYTPKGRGPLGPDGIVWYSWKDSDYYSLRKVSMMIRPRNFRTRLSP